A genomic window from Triticum urartu cultivar G1812 chromosome 7, Tu2.1, whole genome shotgun sequence includes:
- the LOC125525956 gene encoding ribose-phosphate pyrophosphokinase 2, chloroplastic-like isoform X1, giving the protein MAATAAASPSSSLLLSRRHGASSSSSSASRAGASRLRAPRCVLGTAEQLRVVEAGKPVGGADPWAAAWTPKTPAQEARLAALPQEARDSRLKIFSGTANRPLAQEIASYLGVDLGKILIKRFADGEIYVQLQESVRGCDVFLVQPTCSPVNENLMELFIMIDACRRASARSITVVIPYFGYARADRKAQGREAITAKLAANLLTEAGSDRVIVCDMHSAQALGYFDIPVDHIYGQPVILDYLASKTISKDLVVVSPDVGGVVRARAFAKKLSDAPLAIVDKRRQGHNLSEVMHLIGDVKGKVAIMVDDMIDTAGTITSGAALLKQEGAEAVYACCTHAVLSPPAIERLSGGIFEEVIVTNSILLPEDKCFPQLTVLSMANLVAETIWHVHRDGSVSSIFQ; this is encoded by the exons ATGGCGGCTACCGCGGCGGCGTCGCCCTCCTCCTCCCTGCTCCTCTCCCGCCGCCACGgcgcgtcctcctcctcctcgtcggcgTCCCGCGCCGGCGCCTCCCGCCTCCGCGCGCCG AGGTGCGTGCTCGGGACGGCGGAGCAGCTGCGGGTGGTCGAGGCGGGGAAGCCGGTGGGCGGGGCCGACCCGTGGGCCGCGGCCTGGACGCCCAAGACGCCCGCGCAGGAGGCCAGGCTCGCCGCGCTGCCGCAGGAGGCGCGCGACTCCAGGCTCAAGATCTTCTCCGGCACCGCCAACCGCCCGCTCGCGCAG GAAATTGCTTCTTATCTGGGCGTAGACCTTGGCAAGATCCTTATCAAGCGCTTTGCTGATGGAGAAATCTACGTGCAACTGCAAGAGAGTGTGAGAGGCTGCGATGTCTTCTTGGTGCAGCCCACTTGCTCTCCTGTCAATGAAAACCTCATGGAGCTCTTCATCATGATTGATGCATGTCGGCGGGCATCAGCGCGATCTATTACCGTTGTCATTCCGTACTTTGGATATGCCAGAGCAGACAGAAAG GCTCAAGGACGTGAGGCAATTACTGCCAAATTGGCTGCGAATTTACTCACAGAAGCTGGCAGTGATCGTGTCATAGTATGTGATATGCATTCTGCACAAGCATTGGGATACTTTGATATTCCTGTGGACCATATATATGGACAG CCTGTGATTCTGGATTACCTTGCTAGCAAGACAATTTCTAAGGATCTTGTAGTTGTTTCTCCTGATGTGGGTGGTGTTGTTAGAGCACGCGCATTTGCCAAGAAATTGTCTGACGCCCCTTTAGCTATTGTTGACAAAAGAAGACAGGGTCACAATCTGTCAGAG GTCATGCACTTAATTGGTGATGTGAAAGGGAAAGTTGCTATCATGGTTGATGACATGATTGACACAGCAG GGACAATTACTAGCGGAGCAGCATTGTTAAAACAGGAGGGAGCAGAGGCTGTTTATGCTTGTTGCACACATGCTGTCCTCAG CCCACCTGCAATTGAAAGGCTTTCTGGGGGCATCTTTGAGGAAGTCATAGTTACGAACTCCATCCTGCTACCAGAGGACAAATGCTTCCCTCAGCTCACGGTGCTCTCCATGGCAAACCTTGTAGCAGAAACTATCTGGCATGTTCACCGTGACGGCTCAGTGAGCAGCATCTTCCAATAA